A single genomic interval of Nonomuraea rubra harbors:
- a CDS encoding rod shape-determining protein, producing MGSKLAFLGRDMAVDLGTANTLVYVRGRGIVLNEPSVVAINTATGKIVAVGIEAKRMIGRTPGNIIAVRPLKDGVIADFDVTERMLRYFIQRVHRRRHFAKPRIIIAVPSGITSVEQRAVKEAGYQAGARKVYIVEEPMAAAIGAGLPVHEPTGNMVVDIGGGTTEVAIISMGGVVTSQSIRIGGDELDQAVIAFAKKEFSLMLGERTAEEIKIAIGSACPFGEEAHAEVRGRDLVSGLPKTIIVSSEEIRKATEEPVNAIVDAVKTTLDKCPPELSGDIMDRGIALTGGGALLKGLDERVKAETGMPVHLVDNALDSVAIGSGKCAEEFEALQQVLVPESRH from the coding sequence ATGGGCAGCAAGCTCGCGTTCCTCGGCCGTGACATGGCGGTCGACCTGGGCACCGCCAACACGCTGGTCTATGTGCGTGGCCGTGGCATCGTGCTCAACGAGCCATCAGTCGTCGCGATCAACACGGCGACCGGCAAAATCGTGGCGGTCGGCATCGAGGCCAAAAGGATGATCGGCCGTACACCTGGCAACATCATCGCGGTCCGTCCGCTCAAGGACGGTGTGATCGCGGATTTCGACGTCACTGAGCGGATGTTGCGATATTTCATTCAACGAGTGCATCGACGGCGACATTTCGCCAAACCGCGCATCATCATCGCGGTGCCCAGTGGCATCACCAGCGTTGAGCAGCGGGCGGTGAAGGAGGCCGGCTACCAGGCGGGGGCCAGGAAGGTCTACATCGTCGAGGAGCCGATGGCCGCCGCCATCGGGGCCGGGCTGCCGGTGCACGAGCCGACGGGCAACATGGTGGTCGACATCGGCGGCGGCACCACCGAGGTGGCGATCATCTCGATGGGCGGCGTGGTCACGAGCCAGTCGATCAGGATCGGCGGCGACGAGCTCGACCAGGCGGTGATCGCGTTCGCCAAGAAGGAGTTCTCGTTGATGCTGGGCGAGCGCACCGCCGAGGAGATCAAGATCGCCATCGGCTCGGCCTGTCCGTTCGGCGAGGAGGCGCACGCGGAGGTCCGCGGGCGCGACCTGGTCAGTGGCCTGCCCAAGACGATCATCGTGTCCAGCGAGGAGATCAGGAAGGCCACCGAGGAGCCGGTCAACGCGATCGTCGACGCGGTAAAGACCACGCTCGACAAGTGCCCGCCCGAGCTGTCCGGCGACATCATGGACCGCGGCATCGCGCTCACCGGCGGCGGCGCCCTGCTCAAGGGGCTCGACGAGCGGGTCAAGGCCGAGACGGGCATGCCCGTCCACCTGGTCGACAACGCCCTCGACTCGGTGGCCATCGGGTCCGGCAAGTGCGCCGAGGAGTTCGAGGCCCTCCAGCAGGTTCTGGTGCCGGAGTCGCGACACTGA
- the mreC gene encoding rod shape-determining protein MreC, producing the protein MRDSRRARLILGVLLAAALVILTIDHRTGESSPLRPLRAAGSYLFGTAEQFGGGVMRPVSTFVHAILTAPAARERIEALKAENAKLRSGLLAGKLDADRSKELERLVGLAGAGGYKVVPGNVVARRGQPGFEDAVQIDIGTNDGVRPEMTVLNGDGLVGRVLHASSRTSTVVLLSDPASAAGARLEGGKEIGVVHGVGEHGRLVQFRLLDSTAAMSRGGRIVSFGSQHARPYVPGVPIGVIERVESTPGELTRIAYARPYADLTALDVVGVVVEAPKRDPRDAVLPSKEGSR; encoded by the coding sequence ATGCGAGATTCACGCCGTGCCCGGCTGATCCTGGGAGTGCTGCTGGCGGCGGCACTGGTCATCCTGACCATCGACCACCGCACCGGCGAGAGCTCACCGCTGCGCCCGTTGCGCGCGGCCGGGTCCTACCTGTTCGGCACGGCGGAGCAGTTCGGCGGCGGGGTGATGCGGCCCGTCAGCACGTTCGTGCACGCGATCCTGACCGCACCCGCCGCCAGGGAGCGCATCGAGGCGCTCAAGGCGGAGAACGCGAAGCTGCGCTCGGGGCTGCTGGCCGGCAAGCTCGACGCCGACCGCTCCAAGGAGCTGGAGCGGCTGGTCGGGCTGGCCGGGGCCGGGGGGTACAAGGTGGTCCCCGGCAACGTGGTCGCCAGGCGGGGGCAGCCCGGGTTCGAGGACGCGGTGCAGATCGACATCGGCACCAACGACGGGGTGCGGCCGGAGATGACCGTGCTCAACGGCGACGGGCTGGTGGGGCGGGTGCTGCACGCCTCCTCCCGTACGTCGACGGTGGTGCTGCTCAGCGATCCCGCCTCGGCCGCAGGGGCGCGGCTGGAAGGCGGCAAGGAGATCGGCGTCGTGCACGGGGTGGGGGAGCACGGGCGACTCGTGCAGTTCCGGCTGCTCGACTCCACGGCGGCGATGAGCAGGGGCGGGCGGATCGTCAGCTTCGGCTCGCAACATGCGCGGCCGTACGTGCCGGGGGTGCCGATCGGGGTCATCGAACGGGTGGAGTCCACTCCCGGGGAGCTGACGCGCATCGCGTACGCGCGGCCGTACGCGGACCTGACGGCCCTCGACGTGGTCGGCGTGGTGGTGGAGGCGCCGAAGCGGGACCCGCGTGACGCGGTGCTGCCCTCCAAGGAGGGCTCGCGGTGA
- the mreD gene encoding rod shape-determining protein MreD has protein sequence MIGGVSVVLALLAQVMLVNRMPLPAGGAPDLVLLAVIGAALVRGPAPGAVLGFFAGLLVDVMPPTAHLMGQYAFVLALVGYVAGRGAGGPVTTVVLCVLMAPLLAAAVGGLISDPRVTMSTLTEQVPVTIVYTLLVSPIVIWLTTRKRFAT, from the coding sequence GTGATCGGGGGTGTTTCCGTGGTGCTGGCGTTGCTGGCGCAGGTGATGCTCGTCAACCGGATGCCGCTGCCCGCCGGCGGAGCGCCCGATCTGGTGCTGCTGGCCGTCATCGGGGCCGCGCTGGTCAGAGGGCCCGCGCCGGGGGCGGTGCTCGGGTTCTTCGCCGGGCTGCTGGTCGACGTGATGCCGCCGACCGCTCACCTCATGGGCCAGTACGCGTTCGTGCTCGCCCTGGTCGGCTACGTCGCCGGGCGCGGCGCGGGCGGGCCCGTGACGACCGTCGTGCTCTGCGTGCTGATGGCGCCGCTGCTGGCGGCGGCCGTGGGCGGGCTGATCTCCGATCCGCGGGTGACGATGTCCACGCTGACCGAGCAGGTGCCGGTCACGATCGTCTACACCCTGCTGGTCTCGCCGATCGTGATCTGGCTGACCACCAGAAAGAGATTCGCGACATGA
- the mrdA gene encoding penicillin-binding protein 2, whose translation MTRMRARLLVLHVLVLTLLVVLAVRLWQVQVVRGQEFVTRATETRTRAVIVPAVRGQILDSSGRPLVRNKTALVVSVDRTRLSRMKDGGVKVLRKLSAVLGRPVSDLQQRITPCGPGVGKPCWTGSPYQPVPLDEKVDTREALQILERQEEFPGVTAEIHSVRQYPGGRAGAQMLGYLQPVTEAELEKREGLKASFSGVDLAGRDGLEYVYDEALRGKSGLRRVQVDRMGKALGVEEQITPVPGDHLVTSIDSRVQAVTEKALDKAMKSAPSADGGAAVVLDARTGRVVALASAPGYDPEIWAGGISARGYQWLLSEKSGKPLVSRAINGQFAPGSTFKISSVASMLRAGYPLNGHYSCPGSVAVGGRAFNNFRGIPLGTLTLHTALVKSCDTIFYRAAYEQYLKDGGRFPKRKPKEVFANIARAFGFGSPTGVDLPGESGGRIPDRAWKKDLWQKTSAINCERSRKGYPEEKDRARAEFLKRLALENCTEGFLLRPGDSANFSIGQGDVLVTPMQLARAYAALVSDGKVRSPRIGWAQVRPDGKVVRTIPVPVVGKLPLSEKERLYIKHALSQVAADGTAAGAFAGFPMNKVRVGGKTGTAEVWGKQDTSWFASFAPTKNPQYVVVAMVSQGGMGAQTAAPAVREIYEGIYGIKRKPAVPNGGRLTTRLPRFAPDGTVIRG comes from the coding sequence ATGACCAGAATGCGGGCCCGGCTGCTGGTGTTGCACGTCCTGGTGCTGACGCTGCTCGTCGTGCTGGCCGTGCGCTTGTGGCAGGTGCAGGTGGTGCGCGGGCAGGAGTTCGTGACGCGGGCGACGGAGACCAGGACGCGGGCGGTGATCGTGCCGGCGGTGCGCGGGCAGATCCTCGACTCCTCGGGCCGGCCGCTGGTCCGCAACAAGACCGCGCTGGTCGTCTCCGTGGACAGGACCCGCCTGTCGAGGATGAAGGACGGCGGCGTCAAGGTGCTGCGCAAGCTCTCGGCGGTGCTCGGGCGGCCGGTGTCGGACCTGCAGCAGCGCATCACGCCGTGCGGGCCCGGCGTGGGCAAGCCGTGCTGGACCGGCTCGCCGTACCAGCCGGTGCCGCTGGACGAGAAGGTCGACACTCGCGAGGCGCTGCAGATCCTGGAGCGGCAGGAGGAGTTTCCGGGCGTGACGGCGGAGATCCACTCCGTGCGGCAGTATCCCGGTGGCAGGGCCGGGGCGCAGATGCTCGGCTACCTGCAGCCGGTCACCGAGGCCGAGCTCGAGAAGCGGGAGGGGCTCAAGGCCAGCTTCTCGGGGGTGGACCTGGCCGGGCGTGACGGGCTCGAGTACGTCTACGACGAGGCGCTGCGGGGCAAGTCCGGGCTGCGCAGGGTGCAGGTAGACCGGATGGGCAAGGCGCTCGGCGTCGAGGAGCAGATCACCCCGGTTCCCGGCGACCACCTGGTGACCAGCATCGACTCCCGCGTGCAGGCGGTGACCGAGAAGGCGCTCGACAAGGCGATGAAGTCGGCTCCGTCGGCCGACGGCGGCGCCGCGGTGGTGCTCGACGCGCGTACGGGGCGGGTCGTGGCGCTGGCCAGCGCGCCCGGGTACGACCCGGAGATCTGGGCGGGAGGGATCTCGGCGCGTGGCTACCAGTGGCTGCTGTCGGAGAAGTCCGGCAAGCCGCTCGTGTCGCGGGCGATCAACGGGCAGTTCGCTCCGGGTTCGACGTTCAAGATCTCGTCGGTGGCGTCCATGCTGCGCGCGGGATACCCGCTCAACGGCCACTACTCCTGCCCGGGCTCGGTCGCGGTGGGCGGCCGGGCCTTCAACAACTTCCGCGGCATCCCCCTGGGCACCCTCACCCTGCATACGGCGCTGGTCAAGTCGTGCGACACGATCTTCTACCGGGCGGCGTACGAGCAGTATCTGAAGGACGGCGGGCGCTTCCCGAAGCGGAAGCCCAAGGAGGTGTTCGCCAACATCGCGCGGGCGTTCGGGTTCGGCAGCCCGACCGGGGTGGACCTGCCGGGCGAGTCCGGGGGCCGCATCCCCGACCGCGCCTGGAAGAAGGACCTGTGGCAGAAGACCAGCGCGATCAACTGCGAGCGGTCGCGCAAGGGCTATCCGGAGGAGAAGGACAGGGCGCGGGCCGAGTTCCTGAAGCGGCTGGCGCTGGAGAACTGCACCGAGGGGTTCCTGCTGCGGCCGGGCGACTCGGCCAACTTCTCCATCGGGCAGGGCGACGTGCTGGTCACGCCGATGCAGCTGGCCAGGGCGTACGCGGCGCTGGTGAGCGACGGCAAGGTGCGCAGCCCGCGCATCGGGTGGGCGCAGGTGCGGCCCGACGGCAAGGTGGTCAGGACCATCCCCGTGCCGGTGGTGGGCAAGCTGCCGCTCAGCGAGAAGGAGCGCCTGTACATCAAGCACGCGCTGAGCCAGGTGGCCGCCGACGGAACGGCGGCGGGGGCCTTCGCCGGGTTCCCGATGAACAAGGTGCGGGTGGGCGGCAAGACGGGCACCGCCGAGGTCTGGGGGAAGCAGGACACCTCGTGGTTCGCGTCGTTCGCGCCGACGAAGAACCCGCAGTACGTGGTGGTCGCGATGGTCTCGCAGGGCGGGATGGGCGCGCAGACGGCGGCGCCGGCCGTACGGGAGATCTATGAGGGGATCTACGGCATCAAGCGCAAGCCCGCCGTGCCCAACGGCGGGCGGCTGACCACGCGGCTGCCGCGCTTCGCCCCGGACGGAACGGTGATCCGGGGATGA
- the rodA gene encoding rod shape-determining protein RodA yields the protein MARTAAVRRPSLLRRITAENSTVRRLDGLMLVAVAGLCVIGTLLVWSSTRTWAPGSTGLVKKHLLNETIGVVLCGIVAMVDHRAMRAYAPLVFLLSLVGLGLVITPLGATINGSHSWILLGGGFAVQPSEFAKVGLLLIIAMLLAQPAEGTDRPRGLDVALALVASGITMGLVMLQPDLGTAMVLAVITAAGLIIAGMRKRWIGALTLVAGAGMFSVFYFQMLEPYQVARFTAFVDPSVDPRGVGYNSTQSMIAIGSGQLLGKGLLGGGQTTGRFVPEQHTDFIFTVAGEEFGFLGSVTVVLLLGVVLLRGLKIARQCEDRFGTLVAGTIVCWFAFQTFINVGMTIGIMPITGLPLPFVSYGGTATFANLIAIGLLQAIRVRRQSFN from the coding sequence ATGGCGCGGACAGCGGCCGTGCGGCGGCCCTCGTTGCTGCGGCGGATCACCGCCGAGAACTCCACCGTGCGCAGGCTCGACGGGCTGATGCTGGTCGCGGTGGCCGGGCTGTGCGTGATCGGCACGCTGCTGGTGTGGTCGTCCACCAGGACGTGGGCGCCCGGCTCGACGGGGCTGGTGAAGAAGCACCTGCTCAACGAGACGATCGGCGTGGTGCTGTGCGGGATCGTGGCGATGGTGGACCATCGGGCGATGCGGGCGTACGCGCCGCTGGTGTTCCTGCTGTCGCTGGTCGGGCTGGGGCTGGTGATCACGCCGCTGGGGGCGACGATCAACGGGTCGCACTCGTGGATCCTGCTCGGTGGCGGGTTCGCGGTGCAGCCGTCGGAGTTCGCCAAGGTCGGGCTGCTGCTCATCATCGCGATGTTGCTGGCCCAGCCGGCCGAGGGCACCGATCGGCCGCGCGGGCTGGACGTGGCGCTGGCGCTCGTCGCCTCGGGCATCACGATGGGGCTGGTGATGCTCCAGCCGGACCTGGGCACCGCGATGGTGCTCGCGGTGATCACGGCGGCCGGGCTGATCATCGCGGGCATGCGCAAGCGGTGGATCGGGGCGCTCACGCTGGTCGCGGGGGCCGGGATGTTCTCGGTGTTCTACTTCCAGATGCTGGAGCCGTACCAGGTGGCGCGGTTCACGGCGTTCGTCGACCCGAGCGTGGACCCGCGCGGGGTGGGTTACAACAGCACGCAGTCGATGATCGCGATCGGCTCGGGGCAGCTCCTGGGCAAGGGGCTGCTCGGCGGCGGGCAGACGACCGGGCGGTTCGTGCCGGAGCAGCACACCGACTTCATCTTCACCGTGGCGGGGGAGGAGTTCGGGTTCCTCGGGTCGGTCACCGTGGTGCTGCTGCTCGGGGTGGTGCTGCTGCGCGGGCTGAAGATCGCCAGGCAGTGCGAGGACCGGTTCGGGACGCTGGTCGCGGGCACGATCGTGTGCTGGTTCGCCTTCCAGACGTTCATCAACGTGGGCATGACGATCGGGATCATGCCGATCACGGGGTTGCCGCTGCCGTTCGTGTCGTACGGCGGCACCGCCACGTTCGCCAATCTCATTGCGATTGGGCTTCTGCAGGCCATCAGAGTGCGAAGACAGTCGTTTAATTAG
- a CDS encoding TIGR03960 family B12-binding radical SAM protein: MPVESIFHRLEALLPKVQKPIQYVGGELNSTVKDWDSADVRWALMYPDAYEVGLPNQGVAILYEILNELPGTLAERTYAVWPDLEELMRAEGVPQFTVDAHRPVRAFDVLGVSFSTELGYTNLLTALDLAGIPLLAADRGEDDPIVLAGGHAAFNPEPIADFLDAAVLGDGEQISIAISEVIREWKGEGSPGGRDELLMRLAESGGVYVPRFYDVEYHPDGRIKRVAPNRADVPWRVHKHTVMDLDEWPYPKKPLVPLAETVHERFSVEIFRGCTRGCRFCQAGMITRPVRERSITTIGAMVENGIKESGFNEVGLLSLSSADHSEIGEVAKGLADRYEGTNTSLSLPSTRVDAFNIDLANEFSRNGRRSGLTFAPEGGSERMRKVINKMVTEEDLIRTVTTAYSQGWRQVKLYFMCGLPTEQDEDVLGIADLAKKVIQAGREATGSRDIRCTVSIGGFVPKPHTPFQWAGQADHETVDRRLKQLRDSLRGDKNYGRAIGFRYHDGKPSIVEGLLSRGDRRVGAVIRAVWEDGGRFDGWSEHFSYERWMAAAEKAGVDVDWYTTREREENEVLPWDHLDAGLDREWLWQDWQEAVSGGEVEDCRWTPCYDCGVCPTMGTEIQIGPTGRKLLPLTVV; this comes from the coding sequence ATGCCTGTCGAGTCGATATTCCACCGCCTGGAAGCGCTGCTGCCCAAGGTGCAGAAGCCCATCCAGTATGTCGGGGGTGAGCTCAACTCGACCGTCAAGGACTGGGACTCGGCGGACGTGCGGTGGGCGCTGATGTACCCGGACGCCTACGAGGTCGGGCTGCCCAACCAGGGCGTGGCCATCCTCTACGAGATTCTCAACGAGCTTCCGGGCACGCTGGCCGAGCGTACGTACGCGGTCTGGCCCGATCTCGAGGAGCTCATGCGGGCCGAAGGCGTCCCGCAGTTCACCGTGGACGCGCACCGGCCGGTGCGCGCCTTCGACGTGCTCGGCGTGTCGTTCTCGACCGAGCTCGGCTACACCAACCTGCTGACGGCGCTCGATCTGGCCGGCATCCCGCTGCTGGCCGCCGACCGCGGCGAGGACGACCCGATCGTGCTCGCCGGCGGCCACGCGGCCTTCAACCCGGAGCCGATCGCCGACTTCCTCGACGCGGCCGTGCTCGGCGACGGGGAGCAGATCTCCATCGCCATCTCCGAGGTCATCCGCGAATGGAAGGGCGAGGGCAGCCCCGGCGGTCGTGACGAGCTGCTGATGCGGCTCGCCGAGTCCGGCGGGGTCTACGTGCCCAGGTTCTACGACGTCGAGTACCACCCCGACGGCCGCATCAAGCGGGTCGCGCCCAACCGGGCCGACGTGCCGTGGCGGGTGCACAAGCACACCGTGATGGATCTCGACGAGTGGCCCTATCCGAAGAAACCGCTGGTGCCGCTGGCCGAGACGGTGCACGAGCGGTTCAGCGTGGAGATCTTCCGCGGCTGCACGCGCGGCTGCCGCTTCTGCCAGGCCGGCATGATCACGCGCCCGGTGCGCGAGCGTTCCATCACCACGATCGGCGCGATGGTGGAGAACGGCATCAAGGAGTCCGGCTTCAACGAGGTCGGCCTGCTGTCGCTGTCGTCCGCCGACCACTCCGAGATCGGCGAGGTCGCCAAGGGCCTGGCCGACCGGTACGAAGGCACCAACACCTCGCTGTCGCTGCCCTCGACCCGGGTCGACGCGTTCAACATCGACCTGGCCAACGAGTTCTCCAGGAACGGCAGGCGCTCGGGCCTGACGTTCGCGCCCGAGGGCGGCTCGGAGCGCATGCGCAAGGTGATCAACAAGATGGTCACCGAGGAAGACCTGATCCGCACCGTCACCACGGCGTATTCGCAGGGGTGGCGCCAGGTCAAGCTCTACTTCATGTGCGGGCTGCCCACCGAGCAGGACGAGGACGTGCTCGGCATCGCCGACCTGGCCAAGAAGGTCATCCAGGCGGGCCGCGAGGCGACCGGCAGCCGCGACATCCGCTGCACGGTCTCCATCGGCGGTTTCGTGCCCAAGCCGCACACGCCGTTCCAGTGGGCCGGCCAGGCCGACCACGAGACGGTCGACCGGCGGCTCAAGCAGCTGCGCGACTCGCTCAGAGGCGACAAGAACTACGGCCGCGCCATCGGTTTCCGCTACCACGACGGCAAGCCGTCCATCGTGGAGGGGCTGCTGTCGCGGGGCGACCGCAGGGTCGGCGCCGTCATCAGAGCCGTCTGGGAGGACGGCGGCCGGTTCGACGGGTGGAGCGAGCACTTCTCCTACGAGCGCTGGATGGCCGCCGCCGAGAAGGCGGGCGTCGACGTCGACTGGTACACCACCCGCGAGCGGGAGGAGAACGAGGTCCTGCCGTGGGACCACCTCGACGCCGGGCTCGACCGCGAATGGCTGTGGCAGGACTGGCAGGAGGCCGTCTCCGGCGGTGAGGTCGAAGACTGCCGCTGGACTCCGTGCTACGACTGCGGGGTCTGCCCGACCATGGGCACCGAAATTCAGATCGGCCCCACGGGGCGGAAACTCCTTCCTCTTACGGTGGTCTAG